AAACAATTCAGAGGTGGCGGTGGTTAACTGTcgcagctgcagctgcagccgCAGTACTGTACATTGAATGCCGGCTGTCCCGATGACACCAACCGGAAACAGGAACAGGAGCTACACTTAACACGCCAGCCACAGTATCGCAGCGGGCTCTGCAGAAATCCCAGCGGCTGGAAATACGAAGAATTTTGGATAGCAGAATCCAAGTCGGATGGAGATAGACTACTAGACAGGAGCTGACGCTACTCGGCTGCTGCCCGGTGCCCACGCGGAAACGCTCGTGTCTTTTGCTGGTGTCGCTCTGCTCGGCTGTGTCCTCTGCACTGTTTCCTCTTTGGAGCCAGCGGCGTCCGATCTCTTCCGTTTCGTCCCACGGCGCGCGGCGGGGTCTCTCGCTTTCTGCGCCGCCGACGCTTTTTCGGCTCCCGCCCCGCTTTTCGctcttttttcttttccggACGGCGTGTACGTTATCGATCAGCCGCTGGCGACCGTGGTCCACTCGAACCGGCCGCCGGCGTCGAGCGGCAGGCCGCGGGCGACGTCGAAGTTGTacctgcggtggaggaggaggagagcccGGAGTTAGCGACCTCGGCGGTCCTAGTGTCCTGAGTCTTGACGACGGTGACGACGACCGACGGAATGTGAATTCCTTCCTGCACTTACTTGGCTGCGAAGCGCTCGGCCACGGCCTTCTCCGCGGCCGCGAAGAACTCCTCGATCTCTTCCGCGGCCGGTGGCGTCCTAGCTCGGCAAGCCACCGCGGTTGTCGCAGCGGCCGAAGAAGGCCCCCGGTGGCGGTGCCTGTGCTCGTCCGCCGCCTGGGCCTGACTCGACTCCTCGTCGCTGAGACccaccggtggccggctcgacGGCGTCGCCTCCCTTCTGAATTGCGACATCAGAACAAAACCGTGAGGAAATTCGTGGCACCAGCTCACAGCTCGTAGCTCGTACCTCAAGCAGAATTCCGGCGAACTCACCTCTCGCGGTCGCACCCGGCCGAGTCTCTGACGGCGCTCTCCACGTCACGGTCCTCGCGTGCCTGTACCAAGTCGAAGTGACCACGATGAGAACGCATAATTCAGCGCCAGAAGCAGGCAAGAGCAGCTTGAACAATTGCGAATTCTAGTAGCTAGCTAGGGTTCCCGCCCCCGGCCCACCTCGGCTGCGCCACCGGTCCTCTCCCAAGCCGCCGCCACGACGACGACGTCCAC
The genomic region above belongs to Panicum hallii strain FIL2 chromosome 4, PHallii_v3.1, whole genome shotgun sequence and contains:
- the LOC112890222 gene encoding cyclin-dependent kinase inhibitor 1-like, which codes for MGKYMRKRAGRAPAAELAQVVAGVRTRSRSSAASLAGAASAAAPAPKRPRKQAAARAEVAEVGAGCGNGGCASSEEAGCYLQLRSRRLFMAAAAEARCPVPAEEKAAAAVAEISSRCSSTASSVDVVVVAAAWERTGGAAEAREDRDVESAVRDSAGCDRERREATPSSRPPVGLSDEESSQAQAADEHRHRHRGPSSAAATTAVACRARTPPAAEEIEEFFAAAEKAVAERFAAKYNFDVARGLPLDAGGRFEWTTVASG